Proteins encoded within one genomic window of Spirulina major PCC 6313:
- a CDS encoding RluA family pseudouridine synthase: MLNQGWVYHDRIRARHQGQTVLAFYTQAYPHWSAAQWRDRIWAGQMRLDDQPVTPDTVLTAGQTLSYHRPPWQEPAAPLNFEILQRDRAFLLVNKPSGLPVLPGGGFLDHTLLHQLKQIEPEIAPIHRLGRGTSGIMLWARTAHARVQLNQQMRDRTITKTYRALVPHWSHPDTLTITDGIGKLPHPTLGTIYAATPSGKPSESRVQVVARRVDGVLLDVTIPTGRPHQIRIHLAAVGHPLLGDPLYAPGGQPILTPHPHTGTYPVPGDCGYHLHAHRLTFTHPETGDAIAAHCPPPPRLCAATEGITG; this comes from the coding sequence GTGTTAAATCAGGGCTGGGTGTATCACGATCGCATTCGGGCCCGCCATCAGGGTCAAACGGTGCTGGCGTTCTATACCCAGGCCTATCCCCATTGGAGCGCGGCTCAGTGGCGCGATCGCATCTGGGCGGGTCAAATGCGCCTTGATGATCAACCCGTCACGCCGGATACGGTTCTCACGGCGGGGCAAACCCTGAGCTATCATCGCCCCCCGTGGCAAGAACCCGCCGCCCCCCTGAATTTTGAGATTTTGCAGCGCGATCGCGCCTTTCTCCTGGTGAATAAACCGTCGGGTCTGCCCGTGTTGCCGGGGGGCGGTTTTTTAGACCATACCTTGCTGCATCAGTTGAAACAGATCGAGCCGGAGATCGCGCCGATCCATCGCCTCGGACGGGGCACATCGGGGATCATGCTTTGGGCGCGAACGGCCCACGCACGGGTGCAGTTGAATCAACAAATGCGCGATCGCACGATCACGAAAACCTATCGCGCCCTCGTTCCCCACTGGTCGCACCCCGACACCCTCACAATCACCGATGGGATCGGGAAACTTCCCCACCCCACCCTCGGCACTATCTACGCCGCCACTCCCAGCGGCAAACCCTCCGAAAGTCGTGTGCAGGTGGTGGCGCGTCGCGTTGATGGGGTCTTGCTCGATGTGACGATTCCCACGGGCCGCCCCCACCAAATCCGCATCCATCTCGCTGCTGTGGGCCATCCCCTCCTGGGTGATCCCCTCTACGCGCCTGGCGGTCAGCCCATTTTGACCCCCCATCCCCACACCGGAACCTATCCCGTCCCCGGCGATTGTGGCTACCATCTCCACGCCCACCGCCTCACCTTTACCCACCCGGAAACGGGGGACGCGATCGCCGCCCATTGCCCGCCGCCGCCCCGCCTTTGTGCAGCCACTGAGGGAATCACGGGTTAA
- a CDS encoding response regulator, with protein sequence MHLLLAEDDQQLAASLVEVLATQRYCIDVVNDGEQAWYSVQSSQYDLLLLDLTLPKLDGLSLCRRLRASGYQFPIMMLTARDTTEDKILGLDAGADVYMVKPFAVQEVQAQLRALLRRGLAPLPPSLAWGAVSLNPQTYEVHYRDRPIHLTPKEFAILDLLLRHRPQVVNRDRLRNSLWSVTDYPSDATIKVHIKSLRQKLRAAGAPRDWLQTVHGVGYRLNSTPP encoded by the coding sequence ATGCACCTCCTACTTGCAGAAGACGATCAACAACTCGCCGCCTCCCTGGTGGAAGTTCTCGCCACCCAACGCTACTGCATCGATGTGGTCAACGATGGTGAACAGGCTTGGTATTCGGTGCAGTCCAGCCAATATGACCTGCTCCTGCTGGACTTGACCTTACCCAAACTTGATGGCCTGAGCCTTTGTCGCCGTCTCCGGGCTTCCGGCTACCAATTCCCGATCATGATGCTGACGGCACGAGACACCACCGAGGATAAAATTTTGGGACTGGATGCGGGGGCGGATGTGTACATGGTGAAGCCCTTCGCGGTGCAGGAAGTGCAGGCGCAGTTACGGGCCTTGTTGCGGCGGGGTCTTGCACCGTTGCCGCCGAGTTTAGCCTGGGGGGCAGTGAGTTTAAATCCGCAGACCTACGAGGTGCATTACCGCGATCGCCCGATTCACCTCACCCCAAAAGAATTCGCCATCCTCGACCTCCTCCTGCGCCACCGCCCCCAGGTGGTGAATCGCGATCGCCTCCGCAATAGTCTTTGGTCGGTGACCGACTATCCCAGTGATGCCACGATCAAAGTCCATATTAAAAGCCTACGCCAAAAACTCCGGGCCGCCGGTGCGCCCCGCGATTGGCTCCAAACCGTCCACGGCGTGGGCTATCGCCTCAACTCCACCCCCCCCTAA